In the genome of Raphanus sativus cultivar WK10039 chromosome 4, ASM80110v3, whole genome shotgun sequence, one region contains:
- the LOC130511736 gene encoding uncharacterized protein LOC130511736 — protein sequence MTMEARVGVVVEGGQRALHTATAVNNTVVDAGNRKLLQQQQPQTCQQQQSNKLNQKQGGSISHLIAGGISGAFAKTCTAPLARLTILFQIQGMQSETAILSSPSIWREASRIVNEEGFRAFWKGNLVTVAHRLPYSAVNFYAYEEYNTLFYSNPVLKRYKGNASLDVLVHFVSGGLAGMTAASATYPLDLVRTRLSAQRSSMYYQGVGHAFRTICREEGFWGLYKGLGATLLGVGPSLAISFSAYNSLKTSWLSRRPNDSEVMVSLSCGSLSGIASSTATFPVDLVRRRMQLEGAGGRARVYKTGLLGTFKHIFKAEGMRGLYRGILPEYYKVAPGVGIAFMAYEKLKKLLSSVPN from the exons ATGACCATGGAAGCTCGAGTCGGTGTAGTAGTGGAAGGAGGTCAGAGGGCTCTCCACACAGCCACCGCCGTGAATAACACCGTCGTAGACGCCGGAAACAGGAAACTCTTACAGCAACAGCAACCTCAAACCTgccaacaacaacaaagcaATAAACTGAATCAGAAGCAAGGCGGATCCATCTCCCATCTCATCGCCGGCGGAATCTCCGGCGCCTTCGCTAAGACTTGCACCGCTCCCCTCGCTCGTCTCACCATCTTGTTCCAG ATACAAGGGATGCAATCGGAGACTGCGATTTTGAGCAGTCCGAGTATTTGGCGTGAAGCTTCACGTATTGTTAACGAGGAAGGTTTTAGGGCTTTCTGGAAAGGGAACTTGGTTACTGTCGCTCACAGGCTTCCTTATTCTGCTGTGAACTTCTACGCTTATGAGGAGTACAATACT CTTTTTTACTCGAATCCAGTCTTGAAGAGGTATAAAGGAAATGCAAGTTTGGATGTTTTAGTGCATTTTGTAAGTGGTGGCTTAGCTGGGATGACAGCTGCTTCAGCTACTTACCCTCTTGATCTTGTTAGGACACGGCTTTCTGCTCAg AGAAGCTCAATGTATTATCAGGGTGTTGGGCATGCTTTCCGTACCATTTGCAGAGAAGAGGGATTTTGGGGTCTATATAAAGGACTTGGTGCTACTTTGTTG GGTGTTGGTCCAAGCCTTGCCATTAGCTTCTCAGCATATAACTCTCTGAAAACATCATGGCTATCTCGTAG GCCTAATGATTCAGAAGTTATGGTTAGTCTTAGCTGTGGCAGTCTCTCTGGAATTGCTTCTTCCACAG CGACGTTCCCGGTGGACCTGGTGAGAAGAAGAATGCAGTTAGAAGGAGCTGGTGGGCGAGCGCGAGTTTATAAAACTGGACTCCTTGGAACATTCAAACATATATTTAAGGCAGAAGGCATGAGAGGGCTATACAGAGGAATCTTACCAGAATACTACAAAGTGGCTCCTGGTGTTGGCATTGCCTTCATGGCATATGAGAAACTGAAGAAACTCTTATCGTCTGTTCCCAATTAA